The proteins below are encoded in one region of Lactuca sativa cultivar Salinas chromosome 3, Lsat_Salinas_v11, whole genome shotgun sequence:
- the LOC111880191 gene encoding alpha-1,4 glucan phosphorylase L-1 isozyme, chloroplastic/amyloplastic yields MAYCAATASSPGGGGALTIPHCSSISRLINFNLSKKTSNHLFFTTAADFRKRRFYVRSEAKPTLKDPVTVEQGDAGSNIETSKSDAEAVASRITYHAEFTPSFSPDGFDLPKAYFATAQSIRDSLIINWNATYDMYERMNVKQAYYLSMEFLQGRALLNAIGNLELTGAYGEALSKLGHKLENVVSQEPDAALGNGGLGRLASCFLDSLATLNYPAWGYGLRYKYGLFKQLITKEGQEEVAENWLEMGNPWEIVRNDISYPIKFYGKVVKGSDGKKRWIGGEDIVAVANDIPIPGYKTKTTINLRLWDTKVPPSDFDLSAFNSGDHTKACETQANAEKICYILYPGDDSLEGKTLRLKQQYTLCSASLQDIITRFEKRSGVNVMWNEFPEKVAVQMNDTHPTLCIPELMRILMDLKGISWKEAWDITQRTVAYTNHTVLPEALEKWSLELMQKLLPRHVEIIEMIDEELVNRIVAEFGKSDPELLERKLNAMRILENVELPSSIADLFIKPKDVSALDTSEVSDDEEDDIVGEKEKLMDLEEAPIPPKLVRMANLCVVGGHVVNGVAAIHSEIVKQDVFNDFYKLWPEKFQNKTNGVTPRRWIYYCNPALSKIITKWTGGEDWVLNTEKLAELRKFADDEDLQSEWKAAKRSNKIKVVSFLKEKTGYSVSPDAMFDIQVKRIHEYKRQLLNILGIVYQYKKMKEMTPIERKDKFTPRVCIFGGKAFATYAQAKRIVKLITDVGATINHDADIGDLLKVVFVPDYNVSVAELLIPASELSQHISTAGMEASGTSNMKFSMNGCILIGTLDGANVEIREEVGEDNFFLFGARAHEISGLRKERAEGKFVPDPCFEEVKEYIRSGVFGAYNYDELMGSLEGNEGFGCGDYFLVGKDFPSYIECQEKVDKAYRDQKRWTRMSILNTAGSYKFSSDRTIHEYARDIWNIQPLQHN; encoded by the exons GTTTTTATGTGAGGAGTGAGGCAAAGCCTACGCTCAAGGATCCGGTCACCGTCGAACAAG GAGATGCAGGGAGTAATATTGAAACATCAAAATCTGATGCTGAAGCTGTGGCATCAAGAATTACTTACCATGCAGAGTTCACACCATCATTTTCTCCTGATGGATTTGATCTCCCCAAGGCATACTTTGCAACTGCACAAAGCATACGTGACTCACTCATCATCAATTGGAATGCAACTTATGATATGTACGAAAGGATGAATGTAAAGCAAGCTTACTATTTGTCTATGGAGTTTCTACAG GGAAGAGCTCTACTGAATGCCATTGGTAACCTAGAGCTAACTGGTGCTTATGGAGAAGCTTTGAGCAAACTTGGCCACAAACTTGAGAATGTGGTTTCACAG GAACCAGATGCTGCTCTTGGAAATGGAGGACTTGGTAGGCTTGCTTCATGTTTTCTTGACTCTTTAGCAACATTAAATTATCCAGCATGGGGTTATGGGCTCAGATACAAATATGGTTTGTTCAAACAGCTAATCACAAAAGAAGGGCAGGAGGAGGTTGCTGAAAACTGGCTTGAG ATGGGAAATCCATGGGAGATTGTGAGAAATGACATCTCATATCCCATTAAATTCTATGGGAAAGTTGTCAAAGGTTCTGATGGAAAGAAACGTTGGATAGGAGGAGAAGATATAGTTGCAGTTGCAAATGATATTCCAATTCCAGGATACAAAACAAAAACTACAATTAACCTTCGTTTATGGGACACTAAAGTTCCACCTTCAGACTTTGATTTATCTGCTTTTAACTCTGGAGACCACACTAAAGCATGTGAAACCCAAGCAAATGCAGAAAAG ATATGTTATATATTATATCCAGGGGATGATTCTTTGGAAGGGAAAACTCTTAGACTGAAACAACAATATACATTATGCTCTGCTTCTCTTCAAGATATTATCACACGTTTTGAAAAGAGGTCTGGGGTGAATGTGATGTGGAATGAGTTTCCAGAAAAAGTTGCTGTTCAAATGAATGATACCCATCCTACCCTTTGCATTCCTGAGCTGATGAGGATATTGATGGATTTGAAGGGCATTAGCTGGAAAGAAGCTTGGGATATTACCCAAAG AACTGTGGCTTACACCAATCATACTGTTCTACCAGAAGCATTAGAGAAATGGAGTTTAGAACTCATGCAGAAACTTCTCCCTAGACATGTTGAAATCATAGAGATGATTGATGAGGAG TTAGTGAATAGGATAGTAGCAGAATTTGGTAAATCAGATCCTGAATTGTTGGAAAGAAAGTTGAATGCCATGAGAATTCTTGAAAATGTTGAGCTGCCATCTTCCATAGCTGATCTGTTTATCAAACCAAAAGACGTTTCTGCCCTTGATACAAGTGAAGtgtctgatgatgaagaagatgatatTGTTGGAGAAAAGGAGAAACTGATGGATTTGGAAGAAGCTCCAATTCCACCAAAATTGGTGAGAATGGCTAATTTATGTGTTGTTGGTGGCCATGTTGTCAATGGGGTTGCTGCAATTCACAGTGAAATTGTAAAACAGGATGTTTTCAACGACTTTTATAAG CTATGGCCTgagaaatttcaaaacaaaacaaatggAGTGACACCAAGAAGATGGATATATTACTGCAATCCTGCCCTCAGTAAAATCATAACCAAATGGACTGGTGGAGAAGATTGGGTTCTCAACACTGAAAAATTGGCAGAATTGCGTAAG tttgcaGATGATGAGGATCTCCAAAGTGAGTGGAAAGCTGCAAAAAGGAGCAACAAAATCAAAGTTGTGTCATTTCTTAAAGAGAAAACAGGATATTCTGTTAGTCCTGATGCAATGTTTGACATCCAG GTGAAACGTATTCATGAATACAAGAGACAGTTGTTAAACATCTTGGGAATCGTTTACCAATACAAGAAGATGAAAGAAATGACCCCCATTGAGAGAAAAGACAAATTTACCCCTCGGGTTTGTATATTTGGAGGGAAAGCATTCGCCACATATGCACAAGCCAAAAGAATTGTGAAACTCATCACAGATGTTGGGGCCACCATAAACCATGATGCTGACATTGGGGACTTACTCAAG GTTGTGTTCGTCCCTGATTACAATGTCAGTGTTGCGGAATTGCTGATTCCCGCAAGTGAGCTTTCACAGCATATAAG TACTGCTGGAATGGAAGCCAGTGGAACTAGCAACATGAAATTCTCCATGAATGGTTGCATCTTAATTGGGACATTAGATGGGGCAAATGTGGAAATTAGGGAAGAAGTTGGAGAAGACAACTTTTTCCTTTTTGGTGCTCGAGCACATGAGATATCAGGGTTACGAAAGGAAAGAGCTGAGGGAAAG tTTGTGCCTGATCCTTGctttgaagaagtgaaggaataCATAAGAAGTGGTGTATTTGGGGCTTACAATTATGATGAATTAATGGGATCTTTAGAAGGCAATGAAGGATTTGGTTGTGGAGACTACTTCCTTGTAGGGAAAGACTTCCCAAGTTACATAGAATGCCAAGAGAAGGTCGATAAGGCTTATAGAGACCAAAAG AGATGGACAAGGATGTCGATTTTGAACACAGCTGGGTCCTACAAGTTTAGTAGTGATCGAACAATTCATGAGTATGCTCGAGACATATGGAACATTCAACCTCTTCAACACAACTAG
- the LOC111880196 gene encoding uncharacterized protein LOC111880196: protein MQQLYAAHEERHGFPSMLGSIDYTKWIWRNCFMAWKGQYTSDHLGAPSLVLEVVASQDLWIWHAFFGVASSNSEINVHDHSSIFHDFLTGKASDAPFTVNVHEYTFRYYLTDRIYLPYSTFMKAFRHPIEERNKFFKRRQEETHKDVEHAFGVLKTK, encoded by the coding sequence ATGCAACAACTATATGCGGCGCATGAAGAACGACATGGTTTTCCAAGTATGCTTGGAAGCATTGATTACACAAAATGGATATGGAGAAATTGTTTTATGGCATGGAAAGGTCAATACACAAGTGATCATCTTGGAGCCCCTTCGTTGGTATTAGAGGTTGTTGCTTCACAAGACTTATGGATTTGGCATGCTTTTTTCGGAGTTGCGAGTTCTAACAGCGAAATAAATGTTCATGATCACTCATCAATATTTCATGACTTTTTGACAGGAAAGGCATCAGATGCTCCTTTCACAGTGAATGTTCATGAGTATACATTTAGGTATTACCTCACGGATAGAATATATCTACCATATTCCACGTTTATGAAGGCGTTTCGACACCCGATAGAAGAAAGAAACAAATTTTTCAAGAGAAGACAAGAAGAAACACATAAGGACGTGGAACATGCTTTCGGAGTTCTAAAAACAAAATGA